One region of Xyrauchen texanus isolate HMW12.3.18 chromosome 11, RBS_HiC_50CHRs, whole genome shotgun sequence genomic DNA includes:
- the LOC127651411 gene encoding translationally-controlled tumor protein homolog — protein MLSPPLAFSAEPPSGHSQHSPSPEILQTQSDKMIIYKDIITGDEMFSDIYKVKESENGMMLEVEGKMISRSEGDIDDALIGGNASAEVQDEGCESSMVSGVDIVLNHKLAETSYDKKSYTAYIKDYMKAVKAKLQETAPDRVDPFMANAPAEVKKILANIKNFQFFTGESMNPDGMIGLLDFREDGVTPYMLFFKDGLEIEKC, from the exons ATGCTCAGTCCCCCATTGGCCTTTTCAGCTGAGCCGCCATCAGGTCACAGCCAGCACTCTCCGTCTCCTGAAATCCTCCAAACACAATCCGACAAAATGATCATCTACAAGGACATCATCACAG GGGACGAGATGTTCTCGGACATCTACAAAGTCAAAGAGTCAGAAAACGGAATGATGCTTGAAGTGGAGGGAAAG ATGATCAGCAGGTCAGAGGGAGACATAGATGATGCACTGATTGGTGGCAACGCATCAGCAGAAGTTCAGGATGAGGGCTGTGAGTCTTCCATGGTCAGTGGCGTGGATATCGTTCTCAACCACAAACTTGCGGAGACATCCTACGACAAGAAGTCTTACACAGCCTACATCAAGGACTACATGAAGGC AGTGAAAGCCAAACTACAGGAAACTGCACCTGACAGGGTAGACCCCTTCATGGCTAATGCACCAGCTGAGGTCAAGAAAATTCTAGCCAACATCAAGAACTTTCAG TTTTTCACTGGCGAGTCCATGAACCCAGATGGCATGATTGGTCTCCTTGACTTCCGTGAGGATGGTGTCACGCCATACATGCTGTTTTTCAAGGATGGTCTGGAGATCGAGAAATGT TAA